From the Primulina tabacum isolate GXHZ01 chromosome 15, ASM2559414v2, whole genome shotgun sequence genome, one window contains:
- the LOC142527183 gene encoding uncharacterized protein LOC142527183 isoform X3 gives MFGDLVPNNSPHLRKSGSRSVVFDVGTNELGNSAEEDFLHSTVSNVMKGMSSPLPSVAIMPSPVLLWRFKVLLFFIWVFICCKIGWDSVMRTSADLRDLFLYEAFLYYNPLLLMTMMVWLWGINLWVFSQANGCRLDGNNRRYLSLESGDML, from the exons ATGTTTGGAGATCTTGTACCTAACAATAGTCCGCATTTACGCAAGTCTGGAAGCCGATCTGTTGTGTTTGATGTTG GTACAAATGAACTGGGAAATAGTGCTGAAGAAGATTTCTTACATTCTACAGTGTCAAATGTAATGAAGGGTATGAGTTCACCGTTGCCAAGTGTAGCTATTATGCCTTCTCCTGTTCTGCTATGGAGATTCAAG GTATTGCTGTTTTTCATATGGGTATTCATTTGTTGCAAG ATTGGATGGGATTCTGTCATGAGAACGAGTGCAGATCTGAgggatttatttttatatgagGCTTTTTTGTATTATAATCCACTTCTTCTTATG ACTATGATGGTTTGGCTATGGGGAATAAATCTGTGGGTTTTTTCCCAA GCTAATGGATGTAGACTAGATGGAAACAACAGGCGCTATCTCAGCTTGGAGAGTGGTGacatgttatga
- the LOC142527183 gene encoding uncharacterized protein LOC142527183 isoform X5: MFGDLVPNNSPHLRKSGSRSVVFDVGTNELGNSAEEDFLHSTVSNVMKGMSSPLPSVAIMPSPVLLWRFKIGWDSVMRTSADLRDLFLYEAFLYYNPLLLMFAGCIKNQYYTQSQYDEVKSEWSEFVYSYVGA; encoded by the exons ATGTTTGGAGATCTTGTACCTAACAATAGTCCGCATTTACGCAAGTCTGGAAGCCGATCTGTTGTGTTTGATGTTG GTACAAATGAACTGGGAAATAGTGCTGAAGAAGATTTCTTACATTCTACAGTGTCAAATGTAATGAAGGGTATGAGTTCACCGTTGCCAAGTGTAGCTATTATGCCTTCTCCTGTTCTGCTATGGAGATTCAAG ATTGGATGGGATTCTGTCATGAGAACGAGTGCAGATCTGAgggatttatttttatatgagGCTTTTTTGTATTATAATCCACTTCTTCTTATG tttgcagGATGCATCAAGAACCAATATTACACCCAATCTCAATATGACGAGGTCAAAAGTGAATGGAGTGAATTTGTTTACTCCTATGTAGGTGCTTAA
- the LOC142527183 gene encoding uncharacterized protein LOC142527183 isoform X2, producing MFGDLVPNNSPHLRKSGSRSVVFDVGTNELGNSAEEDFLHSTVSNVMKGMSSPLPSVAIMPSPVLLWRFKIGWDSVMRTSADLRDLFLYEAFLYYNPLLLMTMMVWLWGINLWVFSQVNVGYAKIFDLDQSHLTHKEIWGINLWVFSQANGCRLDGNNRRYLSLESGDML from the exons ATGTTTGGAGATCTTGTACCTAACAATAGTCCGCATTTACGCAAGTCTGGAAGCCGATCTGTTGTGTTTGATGTTG GTACAAATGAACTGGGAAATAGTGCTGAAGAAGATTTCTTACATTCTACAGTGTCAAATGTAATGAAGGGTATGAGTTCACCGTTGCCAAGTGTAGCTATTATGCCTTCTCCTGTTCTGCTATGGAGATTCAAG ATTGGATGGGATTCTGTCATGAGAACGAGTGCAGATCTGAgggatttatttttatatgagGCTTTTTTGTATTATAATCCACTTCTTCTTATG ACTATGATGGTTTGGCTATGGGGAATAAATCTGTGGGTTTTTTCCCAAGTTAATGTTGGTTATGCTAAAATCTTTGACTTAGATCAAAGTCATCTCACTCATAAAGAAATATGGGGAATAAATCTGTGGGTTTTTTCCCAGGCTAATGGATGTAGACTAGATGGAAACAACAGGCGCTATCTCAGCTTGGAGAGTGGTGacatgttatga
- the LOC142527183 gene encoding uncharacterized protein LOC142527183 isoform X4 codes for MFGDLVPNNSPHLRKSGSRSVVFDVGTNELGNSAEEDFLHSTVSNVMKGMSSPLPSVAIMPSPVLLWRFKVLLFFIWVFICCKIGWDSVMRTSADLRDLFLYEAFLYYNPLLLMFAGCIKNQYYTQSQYDEVKSEWSEFVYSYVGA; via the exons ATGTTTGGAGATCTTGTACCTAACAATAGTCCGCATTTACGCAAGTCTGGAAGCCGATCTGTTGTGTTTGATGTTG GTACAAATGAACTGGGAAATAGTGCTGAAGAAGATTTCTTACATTCTACAGTGTCAAATGTAATGAAGGGTATGAGTTCACCGTTGCCAAGTGTAGCTATTATGCCTTCTCCTGTTCTGCTATGGAGATTCAAG GTATTGCTGTTTTTCATATGGGTATTCATTTGTTGCAAG ATTGGATGGGATTCTGTCATGAGAACGAGTGCAGATCTGAgggatttatttttatatgagGCTTTTTTGTATTATAATCCACTTCTTCTTATG tttgcagGATGCATCAAGAACCAATATTACACCCAATCTCAATATGACGAGGTCAAAAGTGAATGGAGTGAATTTGTTTACTCCTATGTAGGTGCTTAA
- the LOC142527183 gene encoding uncharacterized protein LOC142527183 isoform X1, which produces MFGDLVPNNSPHLRKSGSRSVVFDVGTNELGNSAEEDFLHSTVSNVMKGMSSPLPSVAIMPSPVLLWRFKVLLFFIWVFICCKIGWDSVMRTSADLRDLFLYEAFLYYNPLLLMTMMVWLWGINLWVFSQVNVGYAKIFDLDQSHLTHKEIWGINLWVFSQANGCRLDGNNRRYLSLESGDML; this is translated from the exons ATGTTTGGAGATCTTGTACCTAACAATAGTCCGCATTTACGCAAGTCTGGAAGCCGATCTGTTGTGTTTGATGTTG GTACAAATGAACTGGGAAATAGTGCTGAAGAAGATTTCTTACATTCTACAGTGTCAAATGTAATGAAGGGTATGAGTTCACCGTTGCCAAGTGTAGCTATTATGCCTTCTCCTGTTCTGCTATGGAGATTCAAG GTATTGCTGTTTTTCATATGGGTATTCATTTGTTGCAAG ATTGGATGGGATTCTGTCATGAGAACGAGTGCAGATCTGAgggatttatttttatatgagGCTTTTTTGTATTATAATCCACTTCTTCTTATG ACTATGATGGTTTGGCTATGGGGAATAAATCTGTGGGTTTTTTCCCAAGTTAATGTTGGTTATGCTAAAATCTTTGACTTAGATCAAAGTCATCTCACTCATAAAGAAATATGGGGAATAAATCTGTGGGTTTTTTCCCAGGCTAATGGATGTAGACTAGATGGAAACAACAGGCGCTATCTCAGCTTGGAGAGTGGTGacatgttatga